The DNA window CGCCTTCACCGTGGTCAGCCGCGTGATAACGACGTTTACGCCGCTTTACCTGATGAAGCAGGGGTTGCGCGCCAGCCTGTTGCCGGCGCTTAATCTGGCGCAGATCAGCGAATTCTCGCTGGTGGTGATCCAGACCGGCGTGGCCGCGAAACATATCCAGGCCCCGACCGCCAACGCGGTCTCATTTGCCTTTGTGATCCTGGCGGTGCTGAGCACGTTTGTAATGGTGCGCAGCGACCAGATCACGCGGCTGGCCATCGGCCCGCTGAAGCGGATCGGCCTTCGCGACCTCGACCATGTCCATTCCGGCGAGCCAGGGCACGAAGGCGGTCATGGCGAAGCGCGGCGGATCGTCATTCTGGGGTTTTTCCGCGCCGCCAGCGCCTTGTTGAGCGAGATCGAGCGCCAGAATGCATCCTTGCTTGACCAGATCAGCGTCGTCGATTTCAACCCCGATGCGTTTCGAAACCTGGCAGACCGCGGCGTGCATGTTATCTATGGAGATATCAGTAATCTCGATACCCTGGTGCATGCCGGCATTGGCAACGCCGAAGTCATTATCCTGAGCGTGCCGGATGCCCTGCTCAAGGGCGCCGACAACGAAAAGCTGGTCCGCCACGTTCGCACGCTGAACGCGGTCGCCAAGATTGTTGCGACAGCCGATCTGCTGGCGAATGTCGCAGACCTCTATGCCGCGGGCGCCGACTATGTGACGGTACCGCGGGTCAGCGACGCCCACGAGCTTTTCATGGTCATTGAGGCCGCCGACAAAGGGCTGTTGCAAAACATGCGAGCCGAGATGGACGCGCAATTGAGCGAACGAAAGGAGGTGCTGCCGTGAGTTGGCTTTTGCCACCACCTTCCGCTGCGGCGGCGATCGTTACTTGCGGGCTTGATCGCGCAATGGCGGGCGTTTACATCACGCGATGTCCCATGGGCGATATTCTGCCCTGCGTAATCGTGCTGGCGCGGGCTGGCGAGTCCGGCTAATGCTGCCCCGATAAAGCAGAGATCCTCAATGGCCGATCCGATCCAGGAAGTTTTGAATGCCTTCGCCCGCGGCGAACTCGTTGTCGTGACCGATGACGACGATCGCGAGGGTGAGGGCGATCTGATTATCGCGGCGTCGCTGTGCACCGCCGAGAAAATGGCGTTCATCATCCGCCATACCTCCGGCATCGTCTGCGCCCCGATCACCACGGACGATGCGCGGCGGCTGCGGCTTGATCCGATGGTCGCGCATAATGAGTCCAATCACACCACCGCCTTCACCGTGTCGATCGACTACAAGCCCGATAACGGCACCGGCATCTCGGCGGAGGAACGCGCTTCCTGCTGCCGCGCGCTGGCCAACCCCAATGCCGGCGCCAACGACTTTGCCCGTCCCGGCCATATCTTCCCGCTGATCGCGCGCGATGGCGGCGTGCTGCTTCGCTCGGGCCACACCGAGGCCGCGGTCGATCTCTGCAAGCTCAGCGGCCTGCCGCCGGTCGGCGTCATCAGCGAATTGATGAACGACGACGGCACCGTGATGAAGGGCGAGCAGGTGGCGCGGTTCGCCGCTGACCATAGACTCAAGCATGTCACCATCGCTGACATGATCGCGTATCGTCAGGCGCGCGAGAAGCTGATCGAGCGGGTCGCGACCTTTACGACGGAGAGCCCGATCGGTCCGCTGCAAGGCTACGCCTATCGATCGCCGTTTGACGAGATCGCGCATGCGGCTTTTGTTTATAACGGCATCGGCGATGGCAAGAATGTCCTGACCCGGCTGCACAAGCCGAACATCGTCAAGGATCTCTTCACCGGCCAGGCCCGCATGCAGGTCATCCTCCAGCATTTCAAGAAGGCCGGCCGCGGCGTGCTGGTCTATTTGCGCGATGGCGCCGCCGGTGTTCCGGTCGAGCCGGTCGGTCAATCGCAATCGGCCGAAGCCGATCGCAACCGGCAATGGCGCGAGGTTGGCGTCGGCGCGCAGATTCTTCGCGACCTCGGCGTCACCTCGATCGTCAATCTGACGTCGTCGGTGCATGACTACAAGGGATTGTCCGGCTTCGGTATTGAGATCGTCTCCAACGAACGTCTCGACGGTTAGATCGTGCCATTCCGGGATCGCCCGAGCCAGATTCGGCATCCCGCAATTGCGCTTCCGTTCGTAGCGCATTAATTTAGCAAGTTGATCCATAAGGACTGACGCGAAAGGAATTGTTATGAGCGTGCGCCCTCAGACCAAGGACAAGCCGACCGCGGCGGGTTTTCAGTGGGATGATCCATTCCTGCTCGACGAGCAGCTCACCGAGGATGAGCGCATGATCCGCGACACCGCGCGCGCCTATGCGCAGGACAAGCTGCTGCCGCGCGTCACCAAGGCCTATCTCGAAGAAAAGACCGATCGCGAGATTTTTAACGAAAT is part of the Bradyrhizobium canariense genome and encodes:
- the ribB gene encoding 3,4-dihydroxy-2-butanone-4-phosphate synthase, with translation MADPIQEVLNAFARGELVVVTDDDDREGEGDLIIAASLCTAEKMAFIIRHTSGIVCAPITTDDARRLRLDPMVAHNESNHTTAFTVSIDYKPDNGTGISAEERASCCRALANPNAGANDFARPGHIFPLIARDGGVLLRSGHTEAAVDLCKLSGLPPVGVISELMNDDGTVMKGEQVARFAADHRLKHVTIADMIAYRQAREKLIERVATFTTESPIGPLQGYAYRSPFDEIAHAAFVYNGIGDGKNVLTRLHKPNIVKDLFTGQARMQVILQHFKKAGRGVLVYLRDGAAGVPVEPVGQSQSAEADRNRQWREVGVGAQILRDLGVTSIVNLTSSVHDYKGLSGFGIEIVSNERLDG